From the genome of Prunus persica cultivar Lovell chromosome G8, Prunus_persica_NCBIv2, whole genome shotgun sequence:
GCACACTCAGTCAAGTCTGATGTATCTTTCCAAAACAGCATACAATCATTGGGGCAAGCGTCAATCCTCTTGACTGTAAGTCCCAACTCCCTAATGATTTTTTTAGcatcataattattttttggtaaacAATCCCCCTCTGGCAACAATTGTTTAACCAATTGTAACAACATTGTAAGGACATTATCGCTCATGTTCCCTAAACATTTAATCTGGAACAGTCTTACAACAGAATACAATTTCTTATATTTACACCCAGGGTACAACTCCATATCTGCTTCTTCAAGTAacttataaaatatttcagCCTCAGGTGTTTGGCCATCAAAGATAGGTGGCTCTGTCGAAGTCCCAACAGTTTCTCCAATTATTGGTTGCACAAAGGCTTCATTGAGAAAATCATGAATGTCATCTATACAAACTTCTTCATTATGAACTGATTCTATATCCTCTTGGAATGGTAAATTTGTCATGGGCTCCCCATGATGCCTCCAAGGGCCATTCATATATGTGGGATCCATTCTTTTTTCTATAAGATGCAGCTGGATGATGTTTCTTTCATAGCGATAACGGTTACAGCATTTTTTGCAAGGACATATGACCCTCTCTCCAAAACCCACTTTGGCAAAGATGTCATCTAAAAACATTCTCATTCCGTCTGCGTATTCCTTACAATTTCTCCTTAAATGTACCCAACTTTTATCCATTGTTCACCTATATTGAGTGCAAGGCACCAAATACAATTATTCAGCACAGATCATCCCTCATACTTATTGTCTATAAATTCCTATCAGGTGGGTCAATTTATTATCCATTAGATGACCCTCATGACCATCTACATCAATTCAcaagaaaaaccaaattaaaataataaaaacctgAGTCTAAAGAATATATTAACTAAGAAATTGCACATTCATTCAACTGAAGAAAAGAACTATAACACCAAACAACTAGACCCACTTAATAGCTAAAGAAACTCACGTCATAACAACAAATAAAGTATACATATTAAACAACATATCAACTCATAGATAAAAGCCCGATAATCTCAATACTATGAACAATCTTATTCAACAATAATAAGATAACAGCAATATAATAGAAAAAAGTAAAGGGAAACACACTTGGATTCTAAGTTTCCAACAACAATTCAACACTTTTGCAgtagattaatacatacataccCACATATCAAACTTCaccaacaaataataaaaaattaaaacaagagctttgaaaaatcaaaggaTTCGTTTATATCTTGGAATAAAATCAGTATTCTAATTTTTATATCTAATTGGAAGGATTCATGGGTCATTACCTAAACTAAAAtacttgaaaaaataaaataaacaaacaaaataagaacaaaaatttcacCAGAACAGAGGCACAAAAATCTCACCAAAACAGAGGGCCTCTTTAATGAAGGACAACCAAGTCAGCCCCAATTGAAAAGAGCAAAGAACCCCCAGAtttaatctctctctcaatctgaATCAGCAACCCCAATTgagaaaagcaaggaaaaccccccaaatttaatctctctctcaatctgaATTAGCAACCCCAATTGAGAAGAGCAAGGAAAACCCCCCAAATTtaatctctatctctctcaatCTGAATGAGCAGACACGAAAATCACTACCACACATGACTCCAACTCCACTGGCTATGAGGAAGAATACAATTCAttctttaataaaaagaagagggaAGAGATGCTCGGTTTGGAGGAAGTAGAAAAGCTCAAGTAAACAATTGaagttttttatatatcaataggaaaattttgaagttaaaaattatatttaagaaTAGTATTGGCAATCGAACTCGTCAGGAAAAAAAGTTGGCTTCCTGGTGTCTGAAAATTTAGGCGCTTATGTTTTCACTTCCCGCGTTAAAAGAGACTGGCGCAGTGTCTCGTCAGTAAAGGTAGTAATGACAAAAGACTTTGTCAGTATTATTTACTAGTGACAAATCACTTTATTTTGCTAGTATTTGGTCTCAGTACTGACTAAGCTGCTCTTTCATCAGTATTAGTCCGTCAGTACAAGCTAAAATTGTAGTAGTGTATCAGCGAGCATTTCTGCATTTGCAATTAAGTGATTCTAATTACAAGAATTCTCCATCTCAAGATTAGTaggaaaaattagaaaaacttaGCAAGTTTCTTAAGGTGTTTTATAATGTGACTTGCTTGTTTTTTGGAACTAAATACACTGCTGCAAATTTGTATTTTCCTCGAGTGTTTGAGGTGGAAGATACGTTGAGAAAGGTAAAGATTGATTCAGATGATTTCATGAGATCTATGGCAATTCACATGATGGAAAAGTTTGATAAGTATTAGAAAGAGTATAGTTTGATCCTTATTGCAATTGCTGTGATATTGGATCCTAGATATAAACTTCAGTTTGTcgaattttgttataaaaggTTGTATGGTACAAACTCCCAAGAAATGGCTAAAGTTCGTGATATGTTAGTTTCTCTCTTTGATTTATACATGAAAATACATTCTAAATTTGAATTAGTTGCTGGTACATGAAAATATATTCTTCCTCTCCCTCCCATAAACACATCCAAAGAGAGCAAGCATCACCATTCACCTCTAGAACCCTTCGATTTCAAGCTATGTTATTccatttcttcccttttttctcttctggcaAGCCACCCAAGAGGCTGACAAAGCTTTCATCAAGCTGCTGGAAATCTACTCAAGCcacccattctctctctctctctctctctctctctctctctctctctctctcaaaaaagCTCCATCCCATATGAAACACATAATCTCTCATGCCAAGTCTAGTAGTACCTTAATTCACAAAGCAAACTCTCATGCCAAGTTTGTGTAACATCAATGCACCATCTTCAACTCTTCGTCAAGCTGCCAGAAGCATCCGCACAAAACACACAGTcgttggaagaagaacaaagtaaTCCCTTGGGACTTGCTCCTCCCTCAAGATACTTTGGGCTTATTTCTCTCTAACTCAGAAAAATGGGCAACGAAGAATCAACAAACCCGGGTGAGCATTCCAACGAAAAAAGACCCCAACAACATCAAAGTTAAGTTTACATTTGACTATGTGCTAATATTAATGTTGTTATATTATTAGGAATTTGATACCTAAGTGAGGAATCTACCACTTCTTGCCAAAATTCTCAGTTAAAATTGTATTTGTATGAGCCTAAAGTAGATGGGATGATAAATTTGAATGTTCTTGATTTTTGGAAAGCAAACCAATTTCGATATCCTGAATTATGTATTTTGGCTCGTGATGTATTATCTATTCCAATATCTACAGTTGCTTCTAAGACATCACTTAGTGTTTGTGGTAGAGTGCTTGATAAGTATCATAGTGCTCTCAAAACCTGAAAATGTTGAGGCACTTGTACACGAGACTGGATATTTGGTGAACAATGTATATTTCCTATCATcttattcattgtatttgtttctttttatgatTATTTGCTGAAGCCTTATGGTTTGAATTGCAGAAAATTCCACTTTAGCACAAAACTTGGAAGAATTGACTGAGGATATTAGCAAGATAGACATGAATCCCTCCCAATCTGTTGAGTGTTCAAATACCATCAATGTTGGTGGCTAAATATTATTGGAGTTGGGAATGTCATTTGTATTTTATGTTGTAATTTAATCAAAGTTTTATGTTTGATTTGCAGTGAACTgatgaatttgtatttgaagttttttaattttagtgtGATTTTGGAATGTTTATAACACGActattttcatcaaaaaagaaatagaacatTTAAGATGTTAAGCAAGTTTTTAAACATGTTACTAAGCAAGTTACTTGTTTGTGACCTAACTCAATATGTTTAGTAAACGGGTTACACGGGTCGTGTTTGAGTTTGAAATTCTTGACACGTTTGATAAATGGGTTGTGTATGGGTTGAGGATTCTTGCCACGTTTAAAAGTCTGACACAACACGAACGCGACACGACACAACTCATTGTCagctaggggtgggcactcaaaccggcaaACCAGAAATTCGAGCCGAaccgcaccgaaccaaactgaaaaaaaatcgagttgaccaaaaagtcaaaaacaggtcaaaaatcgaaccggactagtttggaccggttttggATTCGGTTCTATGTCTTCAAAAGCCAGACTGGGCCAAACCGAACCgatcaaattaaattttttttttgttgtaatatatatttatatttaatgctatatttttaatttcacaaaaaaaaactaatatttatccaagttcaattttaaaatatctcttttttctaactttattatttattttttatatgaaattgaataatttgttaattttcaagtaaaaaaataatatttcagttgagaattgtattaaaaaataattaaaaaaaacaatttttataatccggtttaAAATCAAACCCGAATCGGAATCGGTTCAACTCGAACCGaatagtttttgaatttttttaattaaaatcgAATCGAACCAAACCGAATGAATAGTACCAAATCGATTCTAATTTGAGACAAAAACCGATCCAACCCGAACCATGCCTACCCCTATTGTCAACCATAATTTGTGACCATGTGTAGGGATATTTCAATTCACTTTAAAGGACATTTAGGATTTTAGAAAAATTTACATCTCTAGTTTGAAATTTGGGTGAATTGGGAAGAATTTTGCCCAAAGGTGCCAAAATACCCTTCTACATGAGTGCATGTAGTCAAAATTTAACGGAATTGGAAggaattttaataaaaattgaatcatATCATTGAATTGCTTCGAATTAAAAACTATAAGAATAAAATTagcaaaattgaaaactacaaatataaaattgactaaattcaaacaaaattttttttttttttctactaaGAAGAATTTTAAAGCCCGTAGCCTAACCCAAGCTCCATCCCTTTCTcattcctttcttttatttttcttgtttattctCGAATGAAACACACCCTTCCCAGCATATTGGCCATGTATTTGTTGCAGGCAGGCAAATCCCATCCCAGCGTGTTCTGGTTTTGCAGGTTCGTTGTTCAacttctcatcttcttcatttaaGTTTAACAGCAGCACCCATGCCCCTCTATTTTGTTCTTCAATCTCTTACTCATGATTTGCAGTTTGATTTCTGATTtcaatttctaaaatataCGGTTTAATTTCTAGTTTCTTTCTATTTATAGTTTAGGGTTTAATTGTTGCTGAGTGGAGAATTGTAAGCAgctaaaaaaaaagtgcacAATTTTGGCACCAAATCTTCACCACCACCAGGATTTAAATCCTGGTTTCGAACCAAGGCTCTTTTGCGTAGGTAAGCTTCCATAGTTTTTCTTTGTATATTTTAGTTTAATATCCACTCTGAAATTGATGATGAGATGTAATGGTTTTTGCTAACCTTTAAATTGATGCCTTATCGAATAACAAGTAGGAACTTCTGCTTCGGTCGGTTGAATATTATTGGGTTGTCAAATTAAAATGGGCAGCAAAAGCAAGAGAAAGACGCATTTCGATGATACAAGCGATGACGATTCGTCATTGTCGTCTTCTTCAAGTTCTGAGGAATCTGAACGCTCTTCAAAGAGGCACCGGCGCCACCGCCACAGAAAAGACGATAGTtcgagaagagagaaagaaaggagaagggaaaggagagagaaacggAGAAGCAAGAGAGAGACGAGGAGAAGGAAATCCAAAAAGGAGGACAATAAGAAGAGGGCTTATGGGGTTGATGATGACTCTGGTTCTGGGGGGTCTTTAAGTGGTGATGATTCAGACCCAGGTAGGAGTCGGGCTGAACCGCAAGCCATTTTGCAAGGCTTGTTCAACGAATTTCCCAATGTTGGGAATGATTTGAAACAGGTAAACTTATCATCCTTTTTGCATGTGCAATTTCTTAACAAAATTTATGTTCAAAATAGTTGGAGTAGAATTCATGTATGAAACTCTTAAGATTTGATTAAGTGTGAATAGTAACCAGAGAACTCCCAATATTTTCCAGCCATGATACTAATTGTCAGTTATTgaagtttgatttttcttgttgACTTGCTATTTGATTAAGTTTGAATATTAACTAGAGAACTTCTAATATTTTCCAGCCATGAATTTAGACTGATCGGTAGTTATCTTCAGTTCTTTGATTTTCATGTcaactggttttttttttggttccatgTCAAAAATACTTTATGTTTTTCAGATGGTCTTTTGGCATATTTTATTCAAATCTGTCAGTAATATATTGTATAAAATAATTCTTCTGATTGCCCGTAAAAGTGTGAATTGACAATGTTTTGCTACCCATAAACAGTGATATGGTGCGCAGGCAGTCGACACAGAAACACTATTTTTGTTTAGTTGTTTCTCAGTAATCTCTTCAATCTGTGGTTTTGTGTTTCTactttatatttgtttttgcaatAAGACTGGAACCTTACATGTGAGAACTAATATGGTTTTACTTTTCACCTATTGGATATAGTGATGAAATGTTATTGATAGTTGTCATCATTTGTTTGATATAGCTTTTAGAAATGATTGATGGTGGGCAAGCAGTTGACATCAAGGGAATATCAGAAAGAACTTTGATTAAGCATCTAAGGAAGTTGTTCCTTGCATTGAACCTGAAGCAAAATGATGGAGTTTTTTTGCTGCCTTCAAATGTTCGTCCCACTTTGGAGGTTGTTGGGCTCATGATTCAAACATCCTTAGAACCTAAATCTGGACTGAATGAGATGCATCCAAAACAACTGGATGAGGAACACAGACAAGTGGCTGGTGAAAGTAATAGGACAGTGCCATGCATGGAGGATGATGATACTGGTCCCAAAAGAAGGTAGTGACTCTGTTTTCACTCTTTATAGTTGTATAATTGCTTGTTAGTTTGATTTAAAACTCACAACTACTAGTTGATGTTTTTGTCCAGTTAACCAACTTGtattagtttttaaatttataaaatatatttatatgcactgctttattgttgttttcttaTGAATTGCAGCTTCCATACAAAACCAAGTTTTGTAAAGTATTACCCCTTTTTCTAGTATTTTCTGACCCATGTCTGCGTATGAATTTCTCATATTGATAACTGCATTAAGAGGTTTTCCATGATGTTCATCAGTCATTACTGCCTTGTCTATTATACTTTGTAgttatttttgtgttgatgTTGTAATGAATGAGAAGATAACAATGTATTCTCGAAAGAAAAGAATGTGGaaagataacaaaatataaaattgataATAAAGTGCTGAAAATTCCTTTTCAATTGTGAAAAACTTATTCTTATAAAACAAGTTGTCATGATAATTTTTGTTCCTCTAGAAATCTTTAATAAGACTATGCTTTTTCCTGTGAAGCAGCCCCAACATTTTGGTTTGCTTAAAATTAATACGCGAGTAAAAGTATTTTTAACTTAAGTATAGTTCTGtactttattttaatattgcATCAAGTACTGATGTGTTTGATATATGTTGAATGAAATATCTAATAACACTTGCTTAGAAAAGAAccttgctttttttattttgttttgattgtttgCAACGATTGCAGGGTAATTGGCCCTGCGATGCCATCAGCTGAGTTACTTGCTGCTGCAGCGAAATTGACAGATGCACAGGCTGAGCTCAGGTATTTTCTTTAACTGTATTGAGTGGTCACTTtattttgaaacaaattttggaattactcaagtttttttttaaaatttttagaaTACAGTTATAATTTGGGCTTACTTGTGGGCATGGTTCGGATTGGGAGGACTTTAAATGTCGtggtttttaatatatataatatatgtacagAGAAGCCgagttggaagaagatagTGAATTTTTTATAGGACCTCCACCGCCTGCTATGGTTGCTGAAACTGCTTCAGCTAATGAAGCTGAGCGGTTCGAAGAGGTATGATTGTTTTATCTCGCTGACCTAATACTCAAGTTAATAAGGGCATTACATATTGCCTTAGATTGGGTGAGAGTTCATGTTTAATCATCACAACTCATCTCTTTTTAGCCTTAGCTTTCATTTTTCCTTCTGCTCTTACACATTGTTGCACGTGTAGCAGATATAAATTATGCACGACGAAGAGTTTTGGTCTTAGATGATGAAAGAGTTGTTGAGCATTTTGGTAATTAAATGAGTAGTCAAAGAGGTGTTGAGAGGGTTAATAAATGAACTCTTGtaaaaatgtaaatttaagggttaatttaaattcttgtgATTACAAGTAGTCAGTAAGAGGGTAGTCTAGATTTTAAGGTGGATATTATAAAAGAGATAGGACCTTAATGCAATGTAATGAGATTTCAAAAGTAAATTTCAGTCTTTTCCCTTGGATTAATTCTGGTGCTTTAAGGTTTTCTCCCACATTTGTTCTATGGAACTTTCGTGGCTCCAATGATGTTCGGAGTGAAACTAGTCCTTATCCCTACAGTCTTTTGGGCTGTACTTTTTATTTACATTGCAGATGTAGCTGGTAAAAGTACCagctttaaatttaatttatttattggttttGTGTAGTCtatatttgataatttttattCTTGTATTGTTTAAACTCTTATGAACAATATGCAACCAATCAGGTTACAAGGATCATGGATGCTGCAGATGATAGTCTATATGATATTCTAGGAGCAAACCAAAATATGTCTGCTGAGAATATAAAGAAAAGGTATAACAGctgatatttatttaattttttgtcatGATGGTTGTGTTAATTTTAGCTATTTTACATGCTTGTGGACTTTTGAGCTTATGCTATTTGGTATGTTGCCTTTGATTTCTTTGTTAATTAATCACTTCATCCTATCTGTCAGGTATTGGAAGATGTCTCTTTTGGTGCATCCTGATAAATGCTCGCATCCTCAAGCTCAACAAGCATTTGTTAAGTTGAATAAAGCTTTTAAAGAATTACAAGATCCAGATAAGGTGAGTTCTTTATACAGATATGTTATGGATGAGAggtatatttatgtattttttgcaTGATCACTGTGACAGATTTGTTTTATTGGTTTGAATCTACCAGTTTTGTTTCACTACTTGGgttgtgtttttcttctgtctAGAATAGTAGTTTATACTTCTGAACTGCTATTTGTGCTAGAATTACAAGAAAATGTACAGCCTGGTGAAGTTTCTCTTATTCTATTCCAATTTTTTAAGGACATCTAGCGGGAGATTAGactatatatacatgttttgCACAATTACTTATTAAAAGCCAAACAGAATGATCTAAAGGGGCAGGTGGATGCTCGCTTTTCTATTACTTTGGAACCCAGGCAATA
Proteins encoded in this window:
- the LOC18787956 gene encoding uncharacterized protein LOC18787956, translated to MGSKSKRKTHFDDTSDDDSSLSSSSSSEESERSSKRHRRHRHRKDDSSRREKERRRERREKRRSKRETRRRKSKKEDNKKRAYGVDDDSGSGGSLSGDDSDPGRSRAEPQAILQGLFNEFPNVGNDLKQLLEMIDGGQAVDIKGISERTLIKHLRKLFLALNLKQNDGVFLLPSNVRPTLEVVGLMIQTSLEPKSGLNEMHPKQLDEEHRQVAGESNRTVPCMEDDDTGPKRRVIGPAMPSAELLAAAAKLTDAQAELREAELEEDSEFFIGPPPPAMVAETASANEAERFEEVTRIMDAADDSLYDILGANQNMSAENIKKRYWKMSLLVHPDKCSHPQAQQAFVKLNKAFKELQDPDKRKVLDDKIKLKEEHERFKVELKAMREAAQWRKLQGISMEGDDELLADMDVKVAPKRDEWMTTLPPERKHGMPPTQSTRFNKSTKEGRGNTSAWTDTPSDRAQKAKMGYLEAYNEAAALASNEEEKKKQSSDAELVDKYNKEKRSKSLVQKHKEETAKRSKRKFKQQTEEDWVGKHPWKPWDREKDLSGGRQSVKLDSENMNQALTSRFSSGSFERNFL